The following proteins come from a genomic window of Streptococcus pneumoniae:
- the thiM gene encoding hydroxyethylthiazole kinase, with amino-acid sequence MTSLKLLKEKAPLVICITNDVVKNFTANGLVALSVSPAMSEFPADLEDLLKYAGGLLINIGTLTDENWKLYQAALKIAEKYNVPAVLDPVACGAGEYRKKVADDLINNYKLAAIRGNAGEIASLVGIDVASKGVDSAGVDNIDEIALAANEKFNIPIVVTGEVDAIAVNGEVVTIHNGSAMMPKVIGTGCLLGAVVASFIGLEKGQELKSLETAMLVYNIAGEMAEKRPNGHLPGTFKVEFINALYEITDEDVKEFKRVK; translated from the coding sequence ATGACAAGTTTAAAATTATTAAAAGAAAAAGCACCATTGGTCATTTGTATAACCAATGATGTAGTAAAAAATTTCACAGCAAATGGATTAGTAGCACTGAGCGTCTCACCAGCCATGAGTGAGTTTCCAGCAGATTTAGAGGATTTGTTAAAGTATGCTGGTGGTTTATTAATAAACATAGGAACATTGACAGATGAAAATTGGAAATTATACCAAGCTGCTCTGAAAATTGCGGAGAAATATAATGTCCCAGCAGTTTTAGATCCTGTAGCCTGTGGAGCAGGAGAATATAGAAAAAAAGTAGCAGATGATCTAATCAACAATTATAAACTAGCAGCGATTAGAGGAAATGCTGGCGAGATTGCCTCTTTAGTAGGAATAGATGTGGCATCTAAAGGAGTAGATAGTGCGGGCGTAGATAATATTGACGAAATTGCTCTAGCAGCAAATGAGAAGTTCAATATTCCAATAGTAGTAACAGGTGAAGTGGATGCCATTGCTGTTAATGGAGAAGTGGTAACGATTCATAATGGTAGTGCTATGATGCCGAAAGTCATTGGGACAGGATGCTTATTAGGAGCTGTAGTAGCAAGCTTTATCGGACTAGAAAAAGGTCAAGAATTGAAATCATTAGAAACAGCAATGTTAGTTTACAATATCGCTGGAGAAATGGCAGAAAAACGTCCAAATGGACATCTTCCTGGGACATTTAAAGTTGAATTTATAAATGCCTTATACGAGATTACAGATGAAGATGTAAAGGAATTCAAAAGAGTGAAGTAA
- a CDS encoding TenA family protein, producing the protein METQDYAFQPGLTVGELLKSSQKDWQAAINHRFVKELFAGTIENKVLKDYLIQDYHFFDAFLSMLGACVAHADKLESKLRFAKQLGFLEADEDGYFQKAFKELKVAENDYLEVTLHPVTKAFQDLMYSAVASSDYAHLLVMLVIAEGLYLDWGSKDLALPEVYIHSEWINLHRGPFFAEWVQFLVDELNRVGKNREDLTELQQRWNQAVALELAFFDIGYDV; encoded by the coding sequence ATGGAAACACAAGACTATGCATTTCAGCCAGGTTTGACTGTTGGAGAATTATTAAAAAGCAGTCAGAAGGATTGGCAGGCTGCAATCAATCATCGTTTTGTTAAGGAACTTTTTGCGGGGACAATTGAGAATAAGGTCTTAAAGGACTATCTGATTCAAGATTATCACTTCTTTGATGCCTTCTTATCCATGCTGGGTGCCTGCGTAGCTCACGCAGATAAACTTGAATCCAAGCTTCGTTTTGCCAAGCAACTAGGCTTTCTTGAAGCAGATGAAGATGGTTATTTCCAAAAGGCTTTTAAAGAGTTAAAAGTAGCAGAGAATGACTACCTAGAAGTGACTTTGCACCCTGTAACAAAAGCCTTTCAGGATCTAATGTATTCGGCGGTGGCTTCATCAGACTATGCCCATCTTTTGGTTATGCTGGTCATTGCAGAAGGTCTCTATTTAGACTGGGGTTCTAAAGATTTGGCTCTACCTGAAGTCTATATTCATTCGGAATGGATCAATCTCCACAGAGGTCCTTTCTTTGCAGAGTGGGTTCAATTTCTGGTTGACGAACTCAATCGTGTCGGTAAAAATCGAGAAGATTTGACAGAACTTCAGCAACGCTGGAATCAAGCAGTCGCTTTAGAATTAGCTTTTTTTGATATTGGTTACGATGTCTAG
- the lysS gene encoding lysine--tRNA ligase: protein MSTEHMEELNDQQIVRREKMAALREQGIDPFGKRFERTANSQELKDKYANLDKEQLHDKNETATIAGRLITKRGKGKVGFAHLQDREGQIQIYVRKDAVGEENYEIFKKADLGDFLGVEGEVMRTDMGELSIKATHITHLSKALRPLPEKFHGLTDVETIYRKRYLDLISNRESFERFVTRSKIISEIRRYLDQKGFLEVETPVLHNEAGGAAARPFITHHNAQNIDMVLRIATELHLKRLIVGGMERVYEIGRIFRNEGMDATHNPEFTSIEVYQAYADFQDIMDLTEGIIQHAAKSVKGDGPVNYQGTEIKINEPFKRVHMVDAIREITGVDFWQDMTLEEAKAIAAEKKVPVEKHYTEVGHIINAFFEEFVEETLIQPTFVYGHPVAVSPLAKKNPEDQRFTDRFELFIMTKEYGNAFTELNDPIDQLSRFEAQAKAKELGDDEATGIDYDYIEALEYGMPPTGGLGIGIDRLCMLLTDTTTIRDVLLFPTMK, encoded by the coding sequence ATGTCTACAGAACATATGGAAGAACTAAATGACCAGCAGATCGTTCGCCGTGAAAAAATGGCTGCGCTCCGCGAACAAGGAATCGATCCTTTCGGAAAACGTTTTGAACGTACTGCAAATTCACAAGAATTAAAAGATAAATATGCCAACCTCGATAAAGAACAATTACACGATAAAAACGAAACAGCTACTATCGCAGGACGCTTGATAACCAAACGTGGTAAAGGAAAAGTTGGTTTTGCCCACCTTCAAGACCGCGAAGGCCAGATTCAGATCTACGTTCGTAAGGATGCTGTCGGTGAAGAAAACTACGAAATCTTCAAAAAAGCAGACCTTGGTGACTTCCTTGGTGTCGAAGGTGAAGTGATGCGTACGGATATGGGAGAACTCTCTATCAAGGCAACCCACATCACACACTTGTCTAAGGCTCTTCGTCCTCTTCCTGAGAAATTCCATGGTTTGACAGACGTTGAAACAATTTACCGTAAACGTTACCTTGACTTGATTTCTAATCGTGAAAGCTTTGAACGCTTTGTCACTCGTTCAAAAATCATCTCTGAAATCCGTCGTTACCTTGACCAAAAAGGATTCCTTGAAGTGGAAACACCTGTTCTTCATAATGAAGCCGGTGGTGCTGCTGCCCGTCCATTTATCACCCACCACAATGCCCAAAACATTGACATGGTGCTTCGTATCGCGACTGAGCTTCACTTAAAACGCCTTATCGTGGGTGGTATGGAACGTGTCTATGAAATTGGCCGTATCTTCCGTAACGAAGGAATGGACGCTACTCATAACCCTGAGTTCACTTCTATCGAAGTTTACCAAGCTTATGCAGACTTCCAAGACATCATGGACTTGACGGAAGGCATTATCCAACACGCTGCTAAATCAGTCAAAGGTGATGGCCCAGTCAACTACCAAGGTACTGAAATCAAGATTAACGAACCATTTAAGCGTGTTCATATGGTGGATGCTATCAGAGAAATTACTGGTGTCGATTTCTGGCAAGACATGACTTTGGAAGAAGCTAAAGCTATCGCTGCTGAGAAGAAAGTTCCAGTTGAGAAACACTACACTGAGGTTGGTCACATCATCAATGCCTTCTTTGAAGAGTTTGTTGAAGAAACTTTAATCCAACCAACCTTTGTCTATGGACATCCAGTAGCTGTATCTCCACTCGCTAAGAAAAATCCTGAAGACCAACGCTTTACTGACCGTTTCGAGCTCTTTATCATGACTAAGGAGTACGGTAATGCCTTTACTGAGTTGAACGACCCAATCGACCAACTTAGCCGTTTTGAAGCCCAAGCTAAAGCTAAAGAACTTGGTGATGATGAAGCGACAGGCATCGACTATGACTACATCGAGGCTCTTGAATACGGCATGCCACCAACAGGTGGTTTGGGAATCGGTATCGACCGTCTCTGCATGCTCCTCACTGATACAACAACTATCCGTGATGTATTGCTCTTCCCAACAATGAAATAA
- a CDS encoding amino acid ABC transporter permease, with amino-acid sequence MYIAVWGSLGSFLLGLIVSIIRHYRIPVLAQVATAYIELSRNTPLLIQLFFLYFGLPRIGIVLSSEVCATLGLVFLGGSYMAESFRSGLEAISQTQQEIGLAIGLTPLQVFYYVVLPQATAVALPSFSANVIFLIKETSVFSAVALADLMYVAKDLIGLYYETDIALAMLVVAYLIMLLPISLVFSWIERRLRHAGFGNPSTLSRK; translated from the coding sequence TTGTATATTGCAGTTTGGGGAAGTTTGGGATCCTTTCTGCTCGGTTTAATCGTTAGTATCATCCGACATTATCGAATCCCTGTTTTGGCGCAAGTAGCGACAGCCTACATTGAATTGTCACGTAATACGCCCCTTTTGATTCAACTCTTCTTTCTCTACTTCGGTCTTCCCCGAATCGGGATTGTCCTATCTTCAGAAGTCTGTGCAACGCTTGGGCTTGTCTTTTTAGGAGGCTCCTATATGGCAGAATCTTTCCGAAGTGGGCTGGAAGCCATCAGTCAAACCCAGCAGGAGATTGGCCTCGCTATTGGTCTGACACCTCTACAGGTCTTTTACTATGTGGTTCTTCCGCAAGCAACAGCGGTGGCACTCCCCTCCTTTAGTGCCAATGTCATTTTCCTTATCAAGGAGACCTCTGTTTTCTCAGCAGTGGCTTTGGCCGACCTCATGTACGTCGCCAAGGATTTGATTGGTCTCTACTATGAGACAGACATTGCGCTAGCTATGTTGGTAGTTGCTTATCTGATCATGCTGCTACCCATCTCACTGGTCTTTAGCTGGATAGAAAGGAGGCTCCGCCATGCAGGATTCGGGAATCCAAGTACTCTTTCAAGGAAATAA
- a CDS encoding amino acid ABC transporter permease, translating into MQDSGIQVLFQGNNLLRILQGLGVTIGISILSVLLSMMFGTVMGIIMTSHSRIIRFLTRLYLEFIRIMPQLVLLFIVYFGLARNFNINISGETSAIIVFTLWGTAEMGDLVRGAITSLPKHQFESGQALGLTNVQLYYHIIIPQVLRRLLPQAINLVTRMIKTTSLVVLIGVVEVTKVGQQIIDSNRLTIPTASFWIYGTILILYFAVCYPISKLSTHLEKHWRN; encoded by the coding sequence ATGCAGGATTCGGGAATCCAAGTACTCTTTCAAGGAAATAATCTCCTGAGAATCTTACAGGGATTGGGCGTTACGATTGGGATATCCATCCTGTCTGTCCTCTTATCCATGATGTTCGGAACAGTCATGGGAATCATCATGACCTCCCATTCTAGAATCATACGATTTTTAACACGATTGTATCTGGAATTTATCCGTATCATGCCCCAGCTGGTGCTACTCTTCATCGTTTACTTTGGCTTGGCTCGAAACTTTAATATCAATATCTCAGGTGAGACTTCAGCTATTATCGTTTTTACCCTCTGGGGAACAGCTGAAATGGGAGACTTGGTACGTGGAGCTATCACTTCTCTCCCTAAACATCAGTTTGAAAGTGGACAGGCACTCGGCTTGACTAATGTTCAACTTTACTACCACATCATCATCCCACAAGTCTTAAGAAGACTGCTACCGCAGGCTATCAATCTTGTCACTCGGATGATTAAAACCACTTCATTAGTTGTTTTGATTGGGGTTGTGGAAGTGACCAAAGTTGGACAACAAATCATCGATAGCAATCGCCTGACCATCCCAACTGCTTCATTTTGGATTTATGGAACCATTCTAATCTTATATTTCGCAGTTTGCTACCCTATTTCCAAACTATCCACTCACTTAGAAAAACATTGGAGAAACTAA
- a CDS encoding amino acid ABC transporter ATP-binding protein, with the protein MSETILEIKELKKSFGDNPILQGLSLEIKKGEVVVILGPSGCGKSTLLRCLNGLESIQGGDILLDGQSIVENKKDFHLVRQKIGMVFQSYELFPHLDVLQNLILGPIKAQGRDKKEVTEEALQLLERVGLLDKQHSFARQLSGGQKQRVAIVRALLMHPEIILFDEVTASLDPEMVREVLELINDLAQEGRTMILVTHEMQFAQAIADRIIFLDQGKIAEEGTAQAFFTNPQTKRAQEFLNVFDFSQFGSYL; encoded by the coding sequence ATGTCTGAAACTATCTTAGAAATCAAGGAACTAAAAAAATCCTTCGGAGACAATCCCATCCTCCAAGGACTTTCTCTAGAAATCAAAAAAGGGGAAGTTGTTGTCATCCTAGGGCCATCTGGTTGTGGGAAAAGTACCCTCCTTCGTTGCCTCAACGGCTTAGAAAGTATTCAAGGTGGAGATATTCTTCTGGATGGTCAGTCTATCGTTGAAAATAAAAAAGATTTTCACCTAGTTCGCCAAAAGATTGGCATGGTCTTTCAAAGTTATGAACTCTTTCCCCATCTGGATGTCTTACAAAACCTCATCCTAGGCCCTATCAAAGCTCAAGGAAGGGACAAGAAAGAAGTAACGGAAGAAGCTTTGCAATTACTAGAGCGTGTCGGTTTGCTGGATAAACAACATAGCTTTGCCCGTCAATTATCTGGCGGACAGAAGCAACGTGTTGCAATTGTCCGTGCCCTCCTAATGCATCCAGAAATCATCCTTTTTGACGAGGTGACTGCTTCGCTGGATCCAGAAATGGTGCGTGAGGTGCTGGAACTTATCAATGATTTGGCCCAAGAAGGCCGTACCATGATTTTAGTAACCCACGAAATGCAGTTTGCCCAAGCCATTGCTGACCGGATTATCTTCCTCGACCAAGGGAAAATCGCTGAAGAAGGAACAGCTCAAGCCTTCTTTACCAATCCGCAAACCAAACGAGCCCAGGAATTTTTAAACGTCTTTGACTTTAGCCAATTCGGCTCATATCTATAA
- a CDS encoding ATP-binding cassette domain-containing protein — protein sequence MNEIITLKNIQLELKKTCVFQNLNFSCKQGEIIGITGANGSGKSVLFKLIAGLYSPSYGEVLINGENIVPERKIPANLGALIEEPGFINYYSGFKNLQYLASIRGVVGNQEINDTLKIVGLYEQKDQKVKTYSLGMRKKLGIAQAIMENPSILLLDEPMNALDKSSVENMRTLFRKLSSEKGTTILIASHSEEDIRILCDKVYAIEDKVCTLCSD from the coding sequence ATGAATGAAATAATTACATTAAAAAATATTCAGTTGGAATTAAAAAAAACATGTGTTTTTCAAAACCTTAACTTTAGTTGTAAACAGGGGGAAATTATAGGAATTACTGGTGCGAATGGCTCAGGGAAAAGTGTATTGTTTAAATTAATAGCTGGTTTATATAGTCCGTCTTATGGAGAAGTGTTAATCAATGGGGAAAATATTGTTCCTGAGAGAAAAATTCCAGCTAATTTGGGAGCTTTGATTGAAGAACCTGGTTTTATAAATTATTATAGTGGCTTTAAGAATTTACAATATTTGGCAAGCATACGAGGAGTAGTTGGTAATCAGGAAATCAATGATACACTGAAAATAGTTGGTCTATATGAGCAAAAAGACCAGAAAGTTAAAACTTATTCGCTAGGTATGAGGAAAAAGCTAGGGATTGCTCAAGCAATTATGGAGAATCCCTCTATTCTTTTACTAGATGAACCTATGAATGCCTTGGATAAATCAAGTGTAGAAAATATGAGAACATTGTTTAGAAAGCTCTCTAGTGAAAAAGGGACAACAATTTTGATTGCTAGTCATAGTGAAGAGGATATTCGTATCTTATGTGATAAAGTATATGCAATAGAAGATAAAGTATGTACACTGTGTTCAGATTGA
- the pyrE gene encoding orotate phosphoribosyltransferase, with the protein MTLAKDIASHLLKIQAVYLKPEEPFTWASGIKSPIYTDNRVTLAYPETRTLIENGFVEAIKEAFPEVEVIAGTATAGIPHGAIIADKMDLPFAYIRSKPKDHGAGNQIEGRVAQGQKMVVVEDLISTGGSVLEAVAAAKREGADVLGVVAIFSYQLPKADKNFADAGVKLVTLSNYSELIHLAQEEGYITPEGLDLLKRFKEDQENWQEG; encoded by the coding sequence ATGACACTTGCTAAAGATATCGCTAGCCACCTCTTGAAAATCCAAGCCGTTTACCTCAAACCAGAGGAACCCTTCACTTGGGCATCTGGTATCAAGTCACCGATTTACACTGATAATCGTGTGACACTAGCCTATCCAGAAACTCGTACCCTAATTGAAAATGGTTTTGTGGAAGCTATCAAAGAAGCCTTTCCTGAAGTAGAAGTGATTGCAGGAACTGCAACAGCAGGGATTCCACACGGAGCCATTATTGCTGATAAGATGGACTTGCCTTTTGCCTACATCCGTAGCAAACCAAAAGACCACGGAGCTGGTAATCAAATCGAAGGTCGCGTAGCTCAAGGTCAAAAAATGGTAGTGGTTGAAGACCTTATTTCAACGGGTGGTTCAGTTCTTGAAGCTGTAGCAGCAGCCAAGCGAGAAGGAGCAGATGTACTTGGAGTTGTAGCGATTTTCAGCTACCAATTGCCAAAAGCAGATAAGAACTTTGCAGATGCTGGTGTTAAACTTGTGACGCTTTCAAACTATAGCGAGCTTATCCATCTAGCCCAAGAAGAAGGTTACATCACGCCAGAGGGCCTTGATCTTCTAAAACGCTTTAAAGAAGACCAAGAAAATTGGCAAGAAGGTTAG
- the pyrF gene encoding orotidine-5'-phosphate decarboxylase, which yields MREHRPIIALDFPSFEAVKEFLALFPAEESLYLKVGMELYYAAGPEIVSYLKGLGHSVFLDLKLHDIPNTVKSAMKVLSQLGVDMTNVHAAGGVEMMKAAREGLGSQAKLIAVTQLTSTSEAQMQEFQNIQTSLQESVIHYAKKTAEAGLDGVVCSAQEVQVIKQATNPDFICLTPGIRPAGVAVGDQKRVMTPADAYQIGSDYIVVGRPITQAEDPVAAYHAIKDEWTQDWN from the coding sequence ATGCGAGAACATCGTCCAATCATTGCTCTTGATTTTCCTAGTTTTGAGGCGGTCAAGGAATTTTTAGCTCTTTTCCCAGCAGAAGAAAGCCTTTATCTCAAGGTAGGGATGGAGCTTTATTACGCAGCGGGGCCTGAGATTGTGTCCTACTTAAAAGGTTTGGGTCATAGTGTCTTTTTGGATCTCAAACTTCATGACATTCCTAATACAGTCAAGTCAGCCATGAAGGTCTTGTCTCAGCTTGGTGTCGATATGACTAATGTCCATGCGGCTGGTGGTGTAGAGATGATGAAGGCGGCGCGTGAAGGTCTTGGGAGTCAAGCCAAATTGATCGCTGTAACGCAGCTCACATCAACGTCAGAAGCTCAGATGCAGGAGTTTCAAAATATCCAAACCAGTCTGCAAGAGTCTGTGATTCACTATGCCAAGAAGACAGCTGAAGCTGGCTTGGATGGTGTTGTTTGCTCGGCTCAGGAAGTACAAGTCATCAAGCAGGCTACCAATCCAGATTTTATCTGTCTGACACCAGGGATTCGTCCAGCTGGTGTTGCAGTTGGAGATCAAAAACGAGTCATGACACCTGCTGATGCCTATCAAATCGGCAGTGACTATATCGTAGTGGGACGTCCCATTACCCAAGCTGAGGATCCTGTTGCAGCTTATCATGCCATCAAGGATGAATGGACACAGGACTGGAATTAA
- the divIB gene encoding cell division protein DivIB, with product MSKDKKNEDKEILEELKELSEWQKRNQEYLKKKAEEEAALAEEKEKERQARMGEESEKSEDKQDQESETDQEDSESAKEESEEKVASSEADKEKEEKEEPESKEKEEQDKKLSKKATKEKPAKAKIPGIHILRAFTILFPSLLLLIVSAYLLSPYATMKDIRVEGTVQTTADDIRQASGIQDSDYTINLLLDKAKYEKQIKSNYWVESAQLVYQFPTKFTIKVKEYDIVAYYISGENHYPILSSGQLETSSVSLNSLPETYLSVLFNDSEQIKVFVSELAQISPELKAAIQKVELAPSKVTSDLIRLTMNDSDEVLVPLSEMSKKLPYYSKIKPQLSEPSVVDMEAGIYSYTVADKLIMEAEEKAKQEAKEAEKKQEEEQKKQEEESNRNQTTQRSSRR from the coding sequence ATGTCAAAAGATAAGAAAAATGAGGACAAAGAAATCCTCGAAGAATTGAAAGAGTTATCAGAATGGCAGAAACGAAACCAAGAATATCTAAAAAAGAAGGCTGAAGAAGAGGCGGCTCTAGCTGAGGAGAAGGAAAAGGAAAGACAAGCTCGAATGGGAGAAGAATCTGAGAAGTCAGAGGACAAACAGGACCAGGAGAGTGAAACAGACCAGGAAGATTCAGAATCAGCTAAGGAAGAGTCTGAAGAAAAAGTAGCATCCTCAGAGGCTGACAAAGAGAAAGAAGAGAAAGAAGAACCAGAGTCTAAAGAGAAGGAGGAACAGGATAAAAAGCTTTCTAAAAAGGCTACAAAGGAAAAACCAGCCAAAGCAAAGATTCCTGGTATCCATATCTTGCGAGCCTTCACGATTTTATTTCCAAGTCTGCTTTTATTGATTGTCTCTGCCTACTTGCTCAGTCCTTATGCGACCATGAAAGATATTCGTGTTGAGGGAACGGTGCAAACTACAGCTGATGATATTCGACAGGCTTCAGGCATTCAGGATTCGGATTATACGATTAACCTTCTGCTAGACAAGGCAAAATATGAAAAGCAGATTAAGTCTAACTATTGGGTTGAATCAGCTCAACTTGTCTATCAATTTCCAACTAAGTTCACTATTAAGGTCAAGGAATATGATATTGTGGCCTACTATATTTCTGGTGAAAATCATTATCCTATTCTTTCCAGTGGTCAGCTTGAGACTAGTTCTGTGAGTCTGAACAGTTTACCAGAAACTTATTTATCAGTTCTCTTTAATGATAGTGAACAAATCAAGGTTTTTGTCTCAGAACTTGCTCAAATTAGCCCAGAACTCAAGGCGGCTATCCAAAAGGTGGAATTAGCCCCAAGCAAGGTGACATCCGATTTAATTCGATTGACCATGAATGATTCGGACGAAGTCTTGGTTCCTCTATCTGAAATGAGTAAGAAACTGCCATATTACAGTAAGATTAAGCCACAATTGTCAGAACCGAGTGTGGTCGACATGGAAGCTGGAATTTACAGTTACACTGTGGCGGATAAATTAATTATGGAGGCTGAGGAAAAAGCCAAACAAGAGGCCAAGGAAGCCGAGAAAAAACAGGAAGAAGAACAGAAAAAACAAGAGGAAGAGAGCAATCGAAATCAAACGACCCAGCGCTCATCGCGTCGCTAG
- a CDS encoding UDP-N-acetylglucosamine--N-acetylmuramyl-(pentapeptide) pyrophosphoryl-undecaprenol N-acetylglucosamine transferase produces MKKIVFTGGGTVGHVTLNLLLMPKFIEDGWEVHYIGDKRGIEHQEILKSGLDVTFHSIATGKLRRYFSWQNMLDVFKVCWGIVQSLFIMLRLRPQTLFSKGGFVSVPPVIAARVSGVPVFIHESDLSMGLANKIAYKFATKMYSTFEQASSLSKVEHVGAVTKVSDQKNPEPDELVDIQSHFNHKLPTVLFVGGSAGARVFNQLVTDHKKELTERYNIINLTGDSSLNELSQNLFRVDYVTDLYQPLMELADIVVTRGGANTIFELLAIAKLHVIVPLGREASRGDQLENAAYFVKKGYAEDLQESDLTLDSLEEKLSHLLSHKEDYQAKMKASKELKSLADFYQLLKKDLS; encoded by the coding sequence ATGAAAAAAATTGTCTTTACAGGTGGGGGGACGGTTGGACACGTTACCCTCAATCTTTTGTTAATGCCCAAGTTCATCGAAGATGGTTGGGAAGTCCACTATATCGGGGACAAGCGTGGTATCGAACACCAAGAAATCCTTAAGTCAGGTTTGGATGTCACCTTCCATTCTATTGCGACTGGAAAATTGCGTCGCTATTTCTCTTGGCAAAATATGCTGGACGTCTTCAAAGTTTGCTGGGGAATCGTCCAATCGCTCTTTATCATGTTGCGACTTCGTCCACAGACCCTTTTTTCAAAGGGGGGCTTTGTCTCAGTACCGCCTGTTATCGCTGCGCGTGTGTCAGGAGTGCCTGTCTTTATTCACGAATCTGACCTGTCTATGGGCTTGGCCAATAAAATCGCCTATAAATTTGCGACTAAGATGTATTCAACCTTTGAGCAAGCTTCGAGTTTGTCTAAGGTTGAGCATGTGGGAGCAGTGACCAAGGTTTCAGATCAAAAAAATCCAGAACCAGATGAATTGGTGGATATTCAAAGCCACTTTAATCATAAATTGCCGACTGTATTGTTTGTTGGCGGTTCTGCAGGTGCTCGTGTCTTTAACCAATTGGTGACAGACCATAAGAAAGAACTAACAGAGCGCTACAATATTATCAATCTAACTGGAGATTCTAGCCTGAATGAGTTGAGCCAAAATCTTTTTCGTGTTGACTATGTGACCGATCTCTATCAACCCTTGATGGAATTGGCTGATATTGTTGTGACACGAGGTGGTGCCAATACGATTTTTGAGCTCTTGGCGATAGCAAAATTGCATGTCATTGTGCCGCTTGGTCGTGAAGCTAGTCGTGGTGACCAGCTTGAAAATGCAGCTTACTTTGTAAAAAAAGGCTATGCAGAAGACCTTCAAGAAAGCGATTTGACCTTGGATAGTTTGGAAGAGAAGCTTTCTCACTTACTAAGTCACAAGGAAGATTACCAAGCTAAGATGAAGGCTTCTAAGGAATTGAAATCTCTAGCAGATTTTTATCAATTGTTGAAAAAAGATTTATCATAA